A segment of the Zingiber officinale cultivar Zhangliang chromosome 8B, Zo_v1.1, whole genome shotgun sequence genome:
AGTAGACAGTACAAAGGAAACCTCTCTCCTAAGTTTCTGCCTTTCCTTCCACTTGATTTTGAAGGTACTGTAACTTCCCAGGAAACCAAAATCATGGCCAGGAATTTACTAGTATCTGAACAATAAGATAATGTGGCTACTGATTTGTTTTTGTATCCTGAAGCTATGAACTGAATTGTTAATTTGTATTCACTTCAATATGATTAGTTGAGAATTATCTAATCCTTATCCTGAGAGTCatgtaatttaggttgatatatGCACCTAATAATTTTCGTGTGCTTCTCATAATAAGCTTATTCGTATTTATAGTTAAACTAGGAAAAAAAATTTATGCCTTATTTCTATTGTCTATTGAAAATCTGCAAGAATTTTCATGCAGCAAATTCTTCTACGACTGGAAGATCAGTCAGTGCTCATGTACTATTGTTCTTGTTGTCTGCTATGCATTgtagaaaacatttttcaataaTAATAAATCTGTAGATGCAGGACAAACTGCGATGGGCTGAATGTATCGTTGAAGCTTTATACATTCAGGATAACCATGCATTCAACTGCTATTGGAAATGTTTTgcgaatatttaaaaaaaaaatctaaaaggcCATGTAACTACTCTCTACTTTTTATTGTATGCTCTTTAGGGAATGACTCCTTGCTATCTAAGAGACAATTGCAACTATATGTATGCTTTGAGTTTACGAAGCCATAGTTACATTTTTGTTCTCTCTAAataattgtcaaacatcaattgGGAGTTTGTTTCATATTTAGTGGTACAATGGAAAATCATCTCGTTTTGTAAAGACAAGTTTAGCTAGGTGTACTATAGCCTTGGTAAATCACAATGTTTATTCTAGAAGCTGTTGAATTGCAAGTCTATGTTTAGGAAATGGAAGCTTATCGAAATTATAAAGGATTTTTTAGGAACTCTAAAGAACCTTTGAAGAATTTAGAAGTCTTCATTTGAAGCTTAAAAGGAGTTTCTTGGGACTTTGTCCATCTAATTATTCTAAGATATCATTTAATACAGTTGACTATGATAAAGGATCAGATCTTCAATGCCAACAGCCTGAAGGGCAAAAGAACAAGCCTACAGGTGTTTCGGATGAGCAGGTCTTCACCCAGGATGAGTCTACGTCTGACACTTCAATGACATTAACCACAAGTTCTAACATAGTGGATCACGATAACCATTTGGAAAAATTAACTACAAGTTCTAGCATAGTCGATCATGCGAGCCATTTAGAAACCATAGCAGGAACTTTCTCCAAAAGTCATGATTCTACTACCGCTTCCATATCTGGTGAAAACCCTGAACAGATTACAGTTGAGAAGGGTGCTGATTTAGGAAGCCAAGATAAAAGTTCTTCAGTTTCTATTGAGGTATCTCTTGAGATTCTTCTCTTTCTGTTCAATGAATGTATATCTTGGTTCACACCCTCAATTTATAGTCTCCTATTCTTGGTTTTTCTTTTCTTGCAAGTTTTGGTGGATAATTTAATGTAAGTTATATTGCAAGACAACCGGAATTCATTTACAGATCTAAAATAATTTCTACAGGTAGATGCTTCTTTGATTCGCTTTATTAAAGGAAGAGGGTATGACCTTCTGAATTCTCTATACATTGTTTGTTTCATCTAGTATAATGCTTTTATTCCTCACTTTTATCGAAAAATCTCTAGTAGTCTTGAAATacaaaattttctatcttttagtGGTTCAACGCAAAAACAAATTGAGGGAGATTTTGGCGTTAAGATTGTGCTGCCTTCCTCTAAAGAGGATTGCAGTATTGGTGAGTTAGTATTTAACAATTGGACTTTCTTTCCTCAGAAACCTTTTGTTCTTATTGTCACATAGCTTTCACTATTAAGTTTTCTTAATGTGCTGGTCTACTTCTAGTGTTTGTTGTTATTTCTCCTCCACGTTGTTTGTACTAGTGTTTCCTGCATGGCTAGATTCTACTGAAGCCGACTTCAAAGCAAATACTGGCCCTTATAGTTCCCTATCGTTGCATTTTTTAATCTCTGAGAAAGATTCCTTTAATGGGAATGATATACTTAACATATTTTGGTTGTATTTTTGAAATGACATATTCAACAGTCCATATATTTATCATTCAAGGAAACACAAATGAGAGATAAATTTCTGTATATTTTCCCCTTTAACTTTATTTCCCTACTCTGATACTCTGATTCTCTCCCTTGCAATTTTCCTTCCTCAGGAAACACAACCGAGAGTAAAACAAGAAGAATTCCTTTTTGCAAGGATTTCAAACCTACTTTAGTTAATAATTAACAAACACGTGCTAGATCAACTTGTAATTTGTCTCATCTGTACTCAATGaagaataagattttttttaaaaagatgtaTCCTTTATACTTGTTTTGTTAAGCAGTGAGGCCGATGCATGCTCTTTTGTTCTCTTAATCTGTTTTTCTAATTGATGTGTACTTTTGTTTTGGCATGGCTCTTTATTGGAGTCTTATTGCTGtataaaagaatataaaaaatacATGACCTACAACTATCAACATATATGATATTGAATGTTCACTGACACTACGCTTGTACCTGTTGCCAGTTTTGGCTTCCATGaagaaaattaattatttgtcagtctttttttattgtttatattattttttgattttgttctCATTGGGTAATTGGATCAAAATTTCCCCTTTTGCAGTTGTTGAGGGCTCAATTGGAAGTGTTGCTAAAGCTTCAGAAAAGATAACTAGGATAATTGAAGAGGTTAATCAACTTGATTagttaattaggaaattttatattAGTTACTGTCTAATGGTTATGAGGAACAGTCCTCTCATAATTGTACGCTAGTTGCCATGAAATGGTTGTGAAGAATAATTCTCTCATCTAGACGTTGGGTTCAAATATCTCGGTTATTACAGTATAATGTTTTTACATTAATTTAATATTTGTGCAGGTTTCAGCAAACTAATTTATCATATCAATGTCATTTTAGTTGAGTAAAAAGTAAATTTCATTTGGTCAAATTAATTTGATGCCATCGTTTATAAAGCTGCTTTAGTTTATTATGCAGCTCTTGTGGAATAGTTAACTTTCAGTTGTCATTTACAGGCCGTGAAAAGCCCAAGGCTTGATTATTCTCACTTTATATCCCTACCATTGGCTCTCCACCCGGAACTGGTGGAAAAGCTAATTCGTTTCCAGAAGTCTATTCTTGGAGATGCTGCAGCTGGGCCTGAGGATGACCTGGAACATGAATCAAATGAAGATGCTACAGATGAGGAGGATAACCAATCAATAAATCAGAAAGTTTCTGTTCAGCTTGAAGTTGGGGATGAAAACAAACATGTGAAAGTAAAGATGGATCCTATAGGATGTAAATCTACTTCTAAAGCTTCTATTTTGTCAGGTAGGAAAATGTTAGTCCTTTCCTAAGTCATTCTTCATGTGACTGATTTGTGTGATTATTGTATTTCTATAAACTATGAAACTTGCAAATTCTTTATTTATATCATACatccaatatttttttatttgtttgttcTCTCTAATTTTGCCAGTTAAATATTGTTGATCATCCTTGTTGAATAATACAGATATGGGCATTGAGAAATCCATCTTTATAAAACCAAAAACATTCCATCTAACTGTTCTAATGCTGAAATTATGGAACAAAGAACGGATCGCTATGGCTGCTGAGGTTCTGCAGGTAAACTATCTACTCACGGGTATTCTGGGAATTGGTTGATTGATAGTTGGATATTTTCCTTGTCGATCACAGAAAATATCATCAAAAGTGCTGGATGCTTTGGAAAACCAGCCTGTTTCCGTAAGACTTAGAGGATTGGTATGTCACTTTTGTTCCTCTATTTTGATCATTGTAGTCTTCATTCTGTCACTCTTATATCTCCACTTGAAATCTTGAGGTCCAAAATATGATCTATTTTAGATGATCAACGACATTTGCTGGCAGTTGTTTAATCAACAATTTTTCTCATCGAAATTCCTGATGGTTCTCTCAAAGAAACCAAAACCTTTTGATTTGGCATTTTCCTTGTAATAAAACTGGTTCCGAGTATTCAGATTAATTCTTGTACTTCCATTGTTAACTACTTCATGTTGGATGCGCATTATGTAACTATTGATGATTTTGGTTGTAGCTAGTTCTTTTGATGGTTTATGCCTTGCCTGTAGATCTTAATTTTGTCGGGCAAGATTCCTGAGTTTTTTGTGGTGCTTTGCTACTCAAGCTAAGATGTGTGCAGTGTGCATATCCGAACCATATTATAGCGAAGTTTGATGATTTTGCTATTGATCCGTTTAGTGTATTTCTATCAATCTCAATCTGCTTAGGGAATATGTAGTGTGTGTAAGCCAACCAGGACCTTAGCTACAACTTCCAAGGTCCTTTCCAAAAGTACATAGGAAATATTTGATTTTGGATCTTGTTTGCAGGCGTGCATGAAAGGTTCGCCTGCTAAGGCCCGAGTTGTGCATGCCCCAGTCAAGGAAATTGGTGAAGAGGGACGGTTGTTGCGTGCTTGCCGTATCCAAACATTTTCCAACTTCACAGATATTCGAATGCTAGAAAACACAAACTTTTTGATGCCAAAATGTTCACACTTGACCTTTTGCAACCCCCACAGAGGTTATTATTGATGCTTATGTTGAAGCTGGTCTCGTTCTCGAAAAGGATGCTCAACAATCACTGAAGGTAATTCTTTTCTAATCCCACATAGTGAAATTGCAAGCCAGTAGGTGTGTGGTTTGTTGTTAGTTAGAGGATGCCAGATCTCAGCGTCTCAGTTGCTATTATTGCATTTAGACCATAATTTTGCACTAGGAAAATCTCAAAACACTAGGAAAGCAAGAATAAGTTCTTGTTCACTACTAAATTCCAATTCCTAACACTCTAAATGCAGCTACATGCAACTGTGATGAATGCCCGACACAGGAAAAGGTGCTCACTATTCTCCTGTTATTTGCAACTATTTTGCTGTGAAAATTTTTGTTTCCAAGTACGAAGGCAAATTGTTTTCAGGACAAGTAGGAGAAAGATACAGGATTATTTCGACGCGCGACACATTTTCAGAGTTTATGGTTCCGAGGACTGGGGGGAATACCACATTCCGCAGGTGCATTTGTCCCAGAGATTCAAGCATGATGAAGGTGGATACTATCATTGCTGCACTTCAATTCCCTTGCCTGAAAAAAATGCGGACTAATAGACTCAGGTACATAAAACTAAACACACAGTTTTCGTGTACTTCAACTCCAAGTTGATGCCAAGACTTCAGTTACAGTTCTCCTTGTGACTATAGCCAGGTAGCAGATGGTACATCTGATGTCTGCTAGTGTCATCATGTACTATGTGATTTCCAAGTTAATGCGAAGACTTCAGTTATAGTTCTTATGATGAGCCAGGACACAGACGTTCTTATGATATTTGTGCTTGGGACACATTTTGTTTGGCAGTTTTCTGGATGTTGAATGCTGTTCGGTTGGTATTTCCCTTACTCGAACACAATGCTGACTGCTAGATTCAGATAACATTGTGGCAAATCTTGGTTTTCATTATAATTCAATTCCCTTATTCGGAACAATGTTGATCAATGGCTAGACTTGGTTTTCACGTACTTCTTAAACTTACTGGAAAGCTATATTAAGTAATAGATTCAAGTACATAATACTCACCTTGATTTTCATGCCCCAGTTATTCATGCTTGATCAATAGATTGCTGAGTTGAGGGAAACTCAAAAAGTTTCCTCCAACTTTTCTCATCATTTTATGTCTCCCATCGTAACTGCATTCCTGTTGATGAATTCAGCTTGAGCTcattttaaaaccatggtttctGCTTTTTGGAAAGTCAAGCATGGTGCAGTGGGAAGATGAACAAAGACTATCCAAGTATGTACAGTTCGAACTATGACGGACTGTAATATATTTTGCTCGtgggataaaaaatttaaaacgtTGACTACTGAACGAAAAATCACTCATACTTTCAGATTTATCCGAAGGATGAGCCCGGGAAAGGACACTGAAAAATCACtcatattttcagatttttccgAGGGGTGAGCCCGGGTAAGGCCACCGTCCTGAACTTTAAAAATAAACCTTTATATAAAATCACATATATGTACCCTGTACCATTTTCATAGCCAAATATCGCAAGATGAGAATCAAAGTTTCAGCCAATTAGTTATTTcctgaataaaaaaatatataaataaacggCGATTTggaaatcaagtttttttttttttgaaaataagtaTACATCTTCATCTTTAATGGTGCTCACGAGCGGTTAGATACGAATCCAAAACGTCCGATTTTGGgtggataatttttattttaacaaatcaCGAATAAATTCATAAATTAATCCATCTATTCTTTCTTTCGTAAGTAAACAAGTAAAATATAAACAATCCATCCTTTCTTACAAAATAATTAGTGAAAAGTTTTCCATGTAAAAAACTTTCCTCGGTTTTTGAATTAATGGTGCTCACGAGCGGTTAGATACGAATCCAAAACGCCCGATTTTGggtggataattttttttttaacaaatcatGAATAGATTCATAAATTAATCCATCTATTCTTTCGTAAGTAAATAAGTAAAATATAAACAATCCATCCTTTCTTACAAAATAATTAGTGAAAAGTTTTCCATGTAAAAAACTTTCCTCATTTTTTGAATTAATAGTGCTCACGAGCGGTTAGATACGAATCCAAAACGCCCGATTTTGggtggataattttttttttaacaaatcacGAATAGATTCATAAATTAATCCATCTATTCTTTCGTAAGTAAATAAGTAAAATATAAACAATCCATCCTTTCTTACAAAATAATTAGTGAAAAGTTTTCCATGTAAAAAACTTTCCTCATTTTTTGAATTAATAGTGCTCACGAGCGGTTAGATACGAATCCAAAACGCCCGATTTTGgatggatatatttttttttttaacaaatcacGAATAAATTCATAAATTAATCCATCTATTCTTTCGTAAGTAAATAAGTAAAATATAAACAATCCATCCTTTCTTACAAAATAATTAGTGAAAAGTTTTCCATGTAAAAAACTTTCCTCATTTTTTGAATTAATAGTGCTCACGAGCGATTAGATACGAATCCAAAACACCCGATTTTGgatggatatttttttttttaacaaatcacGAATAGATTCATAAATTAATCCATCTATTCTTTCGCAACTAAACAAGTAAAATATAAACAATCCATCCTTTCTTACAAAATAATTAGTGAAAAGTTTTCCATATAAAAAACTTTCCTCGGTTTTTGAATTAGCCTACATAAAGAAAGTGCAGATAGATAGCTTATAGAATGCTgttgccaaaaaaaaaatatctac
Coding sequences within it:
- the LOC122014852 gene encoding uncharacterized protein LOC122014852 isoform X3, which produces MIASCYSLSRIDRLLKVVRPLNGLANPSSQNQVWARGQILSCKWKISNSMNEVAKMDRHKKRKEIMHVWRPISTQSTSHEVDYDKGSDLQCQQPEGQKNKPTGVSDEQVFTQDESTSDTSMTLTTSSNIVDHDNHLEKLTTSSSIVDHASHLETIAGTFSKSHDSTTASISGENPEQITVEKGADLGSQDKSSSVSIEAVKSPRLDYSHFISLPLALHPELVEKLIRFQKSILGDAAAGPEDDLEHESNEDATDEEDNQSINQKVSVQLEVGDENKHVKVKMDPIGCKSTSKASILSDMGIEKSIFIKPKTFHLTVLMLKLWNKERIAMAAEVLQKISSKVLDALENQPVSVRLRGLACMKGSPAKARVVHAPVKEIGEEGRLLRACQVIIDAYVEAGLVLEKDAQQSLKLHATVMNARHRKRTSRRKIQDYFDARHIFRVYGSEDWGEYHIPQVHLSQRFKHDEGGYYHCCTSIPLPEKNAD
- the LOC122014852 gene encoding uncharacterized protein LOC122014852 isoform X1, producing MIASCYSLSRIDRLLKVVRPLNGLANPSSQNQVWARGQILSCKWKISNSMNEVAKMDRHKKRKEIMHVWRPISTQSTSHEVDYDKGSDLQCQQPEGQKNKPTGVSDEQVFTQDESTSDTSMTLTTSSNIVDHDNHLEKLTTSSSIVDHASHLETIAGTFSKSHDSTTASISGENPEQITVEKGADLGSQDKSSSVSIEVDASLIRFIKGRGGSTQKQIEGDFGVKIVLPSSKEDCSIVVEGSIGSVAKASEKITRIIEEAVKSPRLDYSHFISLPLALHPELVEKLIRFQKSILGDAAAGPEDDLEHESNEDATDEEDNQSINQKVSVQLEVGDENKHVKVKMDPIGCKSTSKASILSDMGIEKSIFIKPKTFHLTVLMLKLWNKERIAMAAEVLQKISSKVLDALENQPVSVRLRGLACMKGSPAKARVVHAPVKEIGEEGRLLRACQVIIDAYVEAGLVLEKDAQQSLKLHATVMNARHRKRTSRRKIQDYFDARHIFRVYGSEDWGEYHIPQVHLSQRFKHDEGGYYHCCTSIPLPEKNAD
- the LOC122014852 gene encoding uncharacterized protein LOC122014852 isoform X4 gives rise to the protein MTLTTSSNIVDHDNHLEKLTTSSSIVDHASHLETIAGTFSKSHDSTTASISGENPEQITVEKGADLGSQDKSSSVSIEVDASLIRFIKGRGGSTQKQIEGDFGVKIVLPSSKEDCSIVVEGSIGSVAKASEKITRIIEEAVKSPRLDYSHFISLPLALHPELVEKLIRFQKSILGDAAAGPEDDLEHESNEDATDEEDNQSINQKVSVQLEVGDENKHVKVKMDPIGCKSTSKASILSDMGIEKSIFIKPKTFHLTVLMLKLWNKERIAMAAEVLQKISSKVLDALENQPVSVRLRGLACMKGSPAKARVVHAPVKEIGEEGRLLRACQVIIDAYVEAGLVLEKDAQQSLKLHATVMNARHRKRTSRRKIQDYFDARHIFRVYGSEDWGEYHIPQVHLSQRFKHDEGGYYHCCTSIPLPEKNAD
- the LOC122014852 gene encoding uncharacterized protein LOC122014852 isoform X2, whose protein sequence is MNEVAKMDRHKKRKEIMHVWRPISTQSTSHEVDYDKGSDLQCQQPEGQKNKPTGVSDEQVFTQDESTSDTSMTLTTSSNIVDHDNHLEKLTTSSSIVDHASHLETIAGTFSKSHDSTTASISGENPEQITVEKGADLGSQDKSSSVSIEVDASLIRFIKGRGGSTQKQIEGDFGVKIVLPSSKEDCSIVVEGSIGSVAKASEKITRIIEEAVKSPRLDYSHFISLPLALHPELVEKLIRFQKSILGDAAAGPEDDLEHESNEDATDEEDNQSINQKVSVQLEVGDENKHVKVKMDPIGCKSTSKASILSDMGIEKSIFIKPKTFHLTVLMLKLWNKERIAMAAEVLQKISSKVLDALENQPVSVRLRGLACMKGSPAKARVVHAPVKEIGEEGRLLRACQVIIDAYVEAGLVLEKDAQQSLKLHATVMNARHRKRTSRRKIQDYFDARHIFRVYGSEDWGEYHIPQVHLSQRFKHDEGGYYHCCTSIPLPEKNAD